The genomic interval TTGGGCTGGACGAGGAGTTCGATCAGGTGCGCAGGGGCGCCCGGCTCATCCTGCGCTACGACGGCGACGCGGACGCCTTCGTCGGGACCGTGGGGAACACCACCGGCGGCACCCTGCCGATGGTCCGCGTGGAGGTGCACCTGTCCAACGGCACGGAGCTCGGCCCCACGATGCCGGTGGACCTCGCGGCGGAACAGACGATCGCAGTGACGCTGCCGGCGAGTGGCGAGAAGTTCGACGGCTGGATCGCGCACGCCGAAGTCGGCGGCGGCGGCACCGGAGGCGAACACGGCGGTGCCGGCGACAGCGGGGGCGAACATGGTGGGCGCGGCGAGAGCGGCGGCGAACACGGCGGAGGATAGCTCGGCCCGTGGCGGTACCCGGCGTCGCGCCGAGAGCGGCGCGGCGCCGTGATCTGCCTGTCACCGCAACCGCCGGGCAACTGGCCGGCGACCAGCCCGAGCCCTATGTTTCGGGAGGCGCAATGACAGGCGGCACGATTCTGATCGTCGAGGACGAACCGCGCATCGCCCACTGGCTGAAGATCCACTTCGAGCGAGCGGGCTTCCAGGCCGAGGTGGCCGGCGACGGACGCTCCGGGCTGGCGCTCGCCCGCGCCGGCCGCCCCCGGCTGATCGTGCTCGACCTGATGCTGCCGCGCCTCGACGGCATGCAGGTGTGCCGCATCCTGCGCCGCGAGTCGGCCGTGCCGATCATCATGCTCACGGCGCGCGAAGCCCACGCCGACCGCATCGATGGGCTCGACAGCGGCGCCGACGACTACATCGTCAAGCCGTTCGACCCGGACGAGGTGGTGGCGCGCGCCAAGGCGGTGCTGCGCCGTGTCGAGGACAAGGTGCAGCGCGTCCTGACGTGCGGCGCCATTACGATAGACGAGACGACCCGGAAGGCATCGGTCGGCGGGCGGCCCGTCACACTGAGCCGCGCACAGTTCGCGTTGCTCGGCGCGTTCATGCGCCATCCCGGTCAGGTACTGACCCGAGGCCAGCTCATCACCCTGGCCTTGGACGACGACTTCGGCGGCTATGACCGCGCGATCGACAACCACGTGCTTCGTCTTCGCAAACAGATCGGAGTTGGGGGCAAGCAGCCGATTCAGACGGTGTACGGCGCCGGCTATCGCTTCGTTCCGGAGCAATCTTGAACGCGCGCGCGGCATCCTTGCACGGGCGCATCGTGCGGGCCTTCGTCGTGATCGTGATCCTTGCCGTGGCGCTCGGCGTGGGTGTCGGCTACTACGCCACCAGGAGTCAGGTGGACGGGTTCGTCGAACAACTCACCGCGGTCGAAGCCGACAGCGTTGCGCGCAGCCTGAGCCGCGCATACCGCTCGTCCCGCGGCTGGGCGGGGGTGGAACGGGTGCTGGCCGACGCAGGTTTCCGAGAAGGCGGCGAGGAGGGCGGGCACGACCGCCGCGGTGGCCACGAAGAGCGCGGTTCCGAGACATTCCACGTCGAACGCGTCAGGGTCGTGGTGGTCGACGGCTCCGGACTGGTGATCCACGACAACCTGTCGCGGCTCGCGCCGGGGGCGCCGGCACCGGATCTGGGCGGGGAGCGGGCAACCGTGACGGACGGGGCCGCCGGCCTTCCGGTCGGCGCCGTCCACGTGGACGTGGACAGCGGGTTCCTGGCAACCGAGTCGCATGGACTCCTGCGCCGCGTGCTCACCACTACGGTGCTTGGCGGGGTGCTGATCGCCGCGGTGGCGCTCGCCCTTGCCGCGTGGCTCTCGCGCCGCATCACGGCCCCGGTGACGCGTCTCACCGAAGCCGCCCGGAGCGTGGCGCGACAGGGAGCCAGCTCGCTCCTGCCGGTGACCTCGGGCGACGAACTGGGCCAGATGAGCACGGCGTTCAACCGCATGACGACCGCGCTCGAGACCCAGCGCAACCTGCGCCGCCGGCTGGTCGACGACGTGTCGCACGAGTTGAACACCCCGCTCAGCGTCATCCAACTGGAGGCGAAGGGCCTGCGCGACGGATTGCAGAAGCCGGAGCAGGGGGCAGACCGGATCATCCGGGAAGTGACCATGCTGCGCAACGTGGTGCGCGACCTGGACTGGCTGGCGGACAGCGACTCGGGAGAGGTGCGCCTGGTCCGGCGGCCGGTTCCGGTTGCGGAACTGATCGCCGCGGAGGTGCGGCGGTGGCAGCCGCAGGCGCGGATGCGCGGGGTCGCGCTGGCGTTTCGGCAACGAACCGCGCTGCCGGAGCTCGATCTCGACCGGACGCGCATGAGCCAGGCGCTCGGCATCGTGGTGCACAACGCTCTGCAACACACCGATGCCGGCGGAGCGATCGAGGTTGCGGCAGGCGTGCAGCCGGCGGGAGACACGATGATCACCGTCTCGGACGACGGCGCGGGAATCGACCCGGCCGACCTGCCGCACCTGTTCGAGCGCCTCTACCGCGCCGACCGGTCCCGCAGCCGCGACACCGGCGGCTCCGGCCTGGGACTGGCAATCGCGCGGGCCATCCTCACGGCGCACTCCGGCACCATCGCCGTTGCCAGCGGCGGGCTGGGGCAGGGCACGACCGTGCGCATCTCGCTGCCCGGCGCGGCATGACGTCCACCGCGGAGCGCGTCATGCCCGGTACCGCACACCTGGAACAGAGCGAGTTCGATATCTGCTGCGAGTGGGGTCTGCACGGCGTACAGGTGCTGGCTCCGATCAGTGACGTGGTGGTGATCGTCGACGTGCTGTCGTTCACCACCTGCGTCGACATCGCCACGGCCAACGGCGCCGTCGTCTTCCCCTGTCGCTTCCGGGACGATGCCGCGAGCGACTTCGCCCGTACGCGGAACGCGCTGCTCGCCGGTCCCCGCGGCGCGGGCAGCGGCACCTGGTCCCTGTCGCCCGCCAGCCTGCTCGACATTCCGGCCGGCGTCCGCCTGGTGCTGCCCTCCCCCAACGGCTCCACCCTCTCCCTCGCCACCGGCGCAACTCCGACGCTGGCCGGCTGCCTGCGCAACAGCAGAGCGGTGGCGGCCTGCGCCGGACGGCTCGGCCGCCGGGTGGCCGTGATTGCGTGCGGCGAACGCTGGCCGGACGGCAGCCTGAGGCCCGCCGTCGAGGACCTGATCGGCGCCGGCGCCATTATCAGCTATCTGGCCGGCAGCAAGTCGCCGGAAGCGCTCGCCGCCGAGGCGGTCTTCGCTGCCGGCCGCACCGATCTCCACGCGGTCGTGGCGGCGTGCGGTTCCGGGCAGGAACTGATCCGGCGCGGCTTTCGCACCGACGTGGAACAGGCAACCCGGCTGGACTGCAGTGGCTCGGTGCCGCTGCTGCGTGGCGAATCCTACGTCGACATGAACGCAACATGTTGAGTTCGTCGCCGCGAGGTGCGAAGCGAGGTAGCGGCTTGCCTGCCTGCCCGCTCCGCAAGGTGACCACCGCCACGCTCGCTTCGTCCGCCGGCCCTTTGTTG from Spirochaetaceae bacterium carries:
- a CDS encoding 2-phosphosulfolactate phosphatase, with translation MPGTAHLEQSEFDICCEWGLHGVQVLAPISDVVVIVDVLSFTTCVDIATANGAVVFPCRFRDDAASDFARTRNALLAGPRGAGSGTWSLSPASLLDIPAGVRLVLPSPNGSTLSLATGATPTLAGCLRNSRAVAACAGRLGRRVAVIACGERWPDGSLRPAVEDLIGAGAIISYLAGSKSPEALAAEAVFAAGRTDLHAVVAACGSGQELIRRGFRTDVEQATRLDCSGSVPLLRGESYVDMNATC
- a CDS encoding HAMP domain-containing sensor histidine kinase, coding for MNARAASLHGRIVRAFVVIVILAVALGVGVGYYATRSQVDGFVEQLTAVEADSVARSLSRAYRSSRGWAGVERVLADAGFREGGEEGGHDRRGGHEERGSETFHVERVRVVVVDGSGLVIHDNLSRLAPGAPAPDLGGERATVTDGAAGLPVGAVHVDVDSGFLATESHGLLRRVLTTTVLGGVLIAAVALALAAWLSRRITAPVTRLTEAARSVARQGASSLLPVTSGDELGQMSTAFNRMTTALETQRNLRRRLVDDVSHELNTPLSVIQLEAKGLRDGLQKPEQGADRIIREVTMLRNVVRDLDWLADSDSGEVRLVRRPVPVAELIAAEVRRWQPQARMRGVALAFRQRTALPELDLDRTRMSQALGIVVHNALQHTDAGGAIEVAAGVQPAGDTMITVSDDGAGIDPADLPHLFERLYRADRSRSRDTGGSGLGLAIARAILTAHSGTIAVASGGLGQGTTVRISLPGAA
- a CDS encoding response regulator transcription factor, coding for MTGGTILIVEDEPRIAHWLKIHFERAGFQAEVAGDGRSGLALARAGRPRLIVLDLMLPRLDGMQVCRILRRESAVPIIMLTAREAHADRIDGLDSGADDYIVKPFDPDEVVARAKAVLRRVEDKVQRVLTCGAITIDETTRKASVGGRPVTLSRAQFALLGAFMRHPGQVLTRGQLITLALDDDFGGYDRAIDNHVLRLRKQIGVGGKQPIQTVYGAGYRFVPEQS